CAGGTCTTGGCGCGGTCTACCCATCCGGCCCTGCTTGGGTAGCAGCGGCTCGATGAGCTCCCACTCCGCATCGCTGAGGTCAGAGGGATACGCCTCACGATCGCCAGCCACCTCAGCAGCATGC
The sequence above is drawn from the Kineococcus rhizosphaerae genome and encodes:
- a CDS encoding transposase; translated protein: MWVLVGHAAEVAGDREAYPSDLSDAEWELIEPLLPKQGRMGRPRQDL